The nucleotide window CGGAGGGGAAGGGGACCTTGACGATGAAGGTTCCGCCGCCGCGACCCCGACGGGTTTCGACGATGCCTTTGTCTCGCAGCAGCGCGAGGCTCTTCCGCAGCGTCGCCACAGCGACGTTGAACTCATCAGCGAGCTCGACCTCGGCAGGGAGGCGTTCCCCGACCGAGATCGAGCCGAGCGAGATCGCAGAGACGATCTGATCTGCCAGGGCATCGCCGTAGCCGAATGGTCCGCTCGATCCGTGAGAAGCAAGCACGTACCTGAATGCCTGGCTCAACAGTCCTGCACCTCCTGGGGTCACATCGCCTTGCTCGATCCTACCGTCTGGACGTGACTGGCCCGATGGCTGCGGCGATTGCCTCAGAGGTGCGGCGGCGGTCGGCTCAGGCGTCAGCAGCGGAGACGACCGCGGGCAGCCACTCGAGCGCGACATCGCTCGGCAGGTCCCAGGAGGAGGCATCATGGCGGCCGTACTCACCGACGCGCTCTGCGCCGAGCTCGGCGAAGCGACGGTCGATGTGCTCGCTGCCCTGAGAGTAGGTCTCCTCGTAGAAGCTGTCTCCCAACCCGAACATCGCATAGCGGACGCCGGCCAGATCTCCCTCGAAGTTGGAGAACTTCTCGAAGAAGTCTTGGGCAGTATTGGGCAGTTCTCCGTCGCCGTGTGTTGAGCACACGATGATGTAGAAGTTCTCAGCCGTGATGGACTCCGGTTCGAAGTCCTGCAGATCGGAGACTTCAGCGGACCGCCCATCGGCGTTGATCTTGTCTGAGAGGTCCTGAGCGATGAGCTCGGAGTTTCCCGACTCGGTTCCATAGAGGACGACGATATTCATGGCTATCCTTTCACCATAGAGCGTGATGAGACGATGGTCTGAGGGTTGGCGGCAGAGACGTTCGTTCTGAGGCCCTCGACCGTATCGAGCATCTCGGCATGGGTCTTGAACTTCGTCCGAATCCGTGACGGTTCGGCGTTGGCGACTTCTGCGGCATCGATGTGCTGCCAATCGGAGAAGCTCACCGCCTGGCAGCGCAGGCTTTCAGGAAGTGCGAGGAAGCCGCCGGGGTCGTCTCCGACGGGACATCTGCCGGATTCGACGTCGGCGATGATCTCTTTCGCAACCTGGTGGGCGTCGGCCCGGTTGGCCGGGATCGCCCCGACCGGGCCGCGCTTGAGCCATCCTGCTCGGTAGAGGCCGCATTCGAGTCGGCCCGGGCCGTCAGACGGGGCGAAGTCGTACTCTTCCGCATAATGCCAATGGCCAGGAGCGTTGACATCGAAGCCGATCGCCGAAATGACGGTATCAGCGGGAATGACGCTGGTCTCCCCGGCAGGCGCCTCTGAGAGATGGACGGACTCGACATGATCGGTGCCCCGAATGCGTGAGGGTGTGGCACCGAAGACGAAGCGGACCACCGCTCGCGTCTCATCGGGTTCGATGGCTGCGAGATCTGCGAAGGCTGCCTCTCGCTTGAGACCGAGGCTGTTGTCCTCGGCGGCAGATGATGAATTGGCAACGGTGAAGGCGACTCCTGGGATCTTGCCGAGTTCGCGAACCATCGCCACATCAGCCTTCGCCGATGCGATCGGAGAGCGGCTGAGCACCGTGATCTCGCGTGCCGGCCGTGACAGGTAGGAGGCCAGGGCCTCGGGGCTGACATCGCTGTCGACGTAGTCGGAAGCGGTCTTGGTGAGGAAGCGCACCATGTCGAGAGCGACGTTCCCGGCCCCCACGACAACGACCCGTTCACCGATGGACGGCATCGGCAGATTCGGTCGAGGAACGGTGTTGAGCGCATTGACGATGTCGCCGGAAACCAGAACACCATCCAAGTGGGATCCCGGGACAGTCAATGCGCGGTCGCGCCAGCGACCAGTCGCAAGGACGACGATGTCGAAGACGGACCTGAGTTCGGCCAGGCTGATGTCGCTGCCGACCTCGACATTTCCGGCGAAGCGGAAGTCATCGGAGAGGAAGTTGCGATCGAACTGCCGAGTCACAGCCTTCGTGTGCTGGTGATCGGCGGCGACTCCGTAGCGGATCAGTCCGTACGGTGCGGCGAGACGATCGAAAATCGTGATCTCTGCATCTTTCCAGTGTCGTCTCAGTGCCTGCGCCGTGAAGCATCCGCCCGGTCCGCTGCCGATGACGGCAATGCGGCGAGGTGTCTGGGCATTCATTGTTCGGCCTCCATTGGTCGACGATTTCTCCATTGAACTCCGGTGCTCGTCCACCATCGTCGGGATCGCTGTGTCCGTCAGAGACGGCAGATTCAAGACGTCTGACAGCGATCGAGGACAGAAATCAATAACATCTGTTTTTCAATCATTGCGGATCGCTGAGAATTCGGCAACCCCCTGGCGCGGCGTTCTTTCACCCAGCCGGCTCTCGAAAGGCGCGTCGAGGCTGCCCTATGGCTGATATGTGGGGAATGTAGTTATGGGGATTGAACGCCGATGAGGCGGGGGAATCTCCGGAGAGGTCTTGCGCGACGGGTAGGAGTGTGATTTGATTCATGGAAATCATTCATTCAGAAATGAATGTTTAGTTCAAGCGTAGATCAACGAGGATTCGCGGGAGTGTGAACACCATGACCACCACGGTCGATACAGCAGAGATTCCGTATCTGGACATCTCAGATCCGAGTTTCGCCATGGCATCCGAGCAGGTCAGAGACGCGCGTGAGCAATCTTGGATCGCTCAGACCAACTACGGTTTCGCGGTGCTGCGCTATGACGAGGTCGCCGCCCTGCTCAAGGACCAGAAGCTTTCGCAGGGAAGCGCTCGCTGGCCTGATCACCATGGGGTCCATTCAGGTGCTTTCCACGAGTGGTGGAGCAAGAATCTGCTTGTTCTCGAAAGCGACGAACACCACCGCATCCGTCGACTCCTCAACCCTGCTTTCTCCCCATCCATGGCACGGAAGCTCGAACCGGAATTCGCAGAGATCGCCGAGGAGCTCATAGCCGGATTCGCCGATCAGGGCGAATGCGATTTCGTGCGTGACTTCGCCGAACCGTTCGCGACCCGAGCGCTGTGCGCAATGATGGGACTCGATCATAAGCATTGGCCGTTCATCGCCTCTCGAGCGAACACCGTCTGAGTGTGACAGTCTGAAATGGCCCCACTTGGAGCAAAAATGATCCTCTGATTTGGCCCCACCCCCGACCTACCAGCCGTACCGTTCGTGATGTCGACCAAGACGTTCACGAAGAGGTGGGGCATATGAAGGAGATGTCGAGAGTGGAGCAATTCGAGAATATCCGACGAGACCACAGAGACCATGAGATGTCGATTCGACAGTTAGCCCAAAAGTACAAGGTCCACCGCAGGACGGTACGTCAGGCGTTGGCGGATGCGGTACCACCGCGGCGGAAGACTCCGGAGAGGGTAGCACCAGTCCTCGGTGAGCACGTTGCCACCGTCCGGGCTTGGTTAGTTGCTGACAAAGAGGTCCCTCGGAAGCAGCGTCATACCGCCCGGCGGGTCTGGCAGCGCCTCGTCGAGGAGGAAGGAGTCGAGGTTGCGGAGTCGAGTGTGCGAACCCTGGTCGCGAAGCTGCGCCGGGACATTTTCGATCAGTCGTTGGAGGTCAAGGTTCCTCAAACCCATGCCCCGGCGGCTGAAGCCGAGGTCGACTTCGGGGAGTTCTACGCCCTCATCGGTGGGGTGTGGTTGAAGCTGTGGATGTTCATTCTGCGCCTATCGCATTCGGGTAAAGCCGTGCACATTGCTTACGCCAACCAGGCTCAGGAGTCGTTTCTCGACGGTCATGTGAAGGCCTTCGACCGGCTCGGTGGAGTCCCGACGGGCATGATCCGGTATGACAACCTGACTCCGGCGGTGGTGCGGGTGCTGCTGGGTCGGGAACGGGAGGAGAATCCCCGGTTTGTCGCCCTGAGGTCGCATTACGGGTTCGATAGCTTCTTCTGCCAGCCCGGGATCAAGGGTGCTCATGAGAAGGGTGGCGTCGAGGGGGAGGTCGGTCGGTTCCGGCGCCGTCATCTGGTGCCGGTGCCCGAGTTCGCCTCCTTAGCCGAGCTCAACGCTTTCATGGTCGCTGCCGATGCTGGTGATGACGACCGAAAGATCACCGGCCGGGTCGAGACGGTCGGGGCCGCGGCGGCCCGGGAGCTGCCTGGCCTGCGGGGTTTGCCCGATGAGGTCTTCGATGCCGCGCAGACCCTGTCGTGTCGGGTCGATGCGAGAGCCAGAGTGTGCGTACGTCAGTCCTATTACTCGGTGCCGGCCCGGTTGGCTGGCAGACGCCTCCAGGTGCGTTTGGGGGCCACGACGGTGACCGTGATCGCTGAGTCGGGGGTGGTCGCTGTCCATACCCGGTCGCTGCATAAGTACACCGAAGATTTGGTCCTCGATCACTACCTGGAAGTCCTCATACGCAAGCCCGGAGCATTCGCCGGGGCCACCGCGCTGGCGGCTGCCCGGAAGTCCGGGATGTTCACGAACGCTCATCAACGGTTCTGGGATGCTGCGCGTGGGCAACTCGGCGACACGGCCGGGACCCGGGCGCTCATCGGTGTGCTGCTACTGCACCGCAGCCTGCCCAACGGTGACATTGTCACCGCATTGACAACCGCGACCGGGTTGGGATGCTTCGATGCTGATGTGGTCGCGGTCGAGGCCCGCCGGGCCGGTCAGGCGATGACTGCGCCACCGGCGGTGGTCGTCCCGGCCCACGTCGGACCAGTCGGGGAGAGGCCGGTGCCGGGCCTGGGCGCCTATGACGAACTGGTCTCGGTGGTGGGAGCATGAACGCGAAAACCATCCCGGCATCGACGCCGGCAGTGACTGCTCTGGGTGATCAGGCGGCTGAGGCCGCGATCGCCACGGCTTGTCGGACCCTGTTCATGCCCACGATCCGTGACCAGGCCTCACCGATGGCCGAGGCAGCAGCCCGAGAACGGCTCTCGCACAAGGCCTACCTGGCTGAGGTGTTGGCCGCGGAGTGTGATGATCGTGATGCCCGCCGTCGGATCCGGCGGATCAAGGAAGCGAAGTTTCCTCGCACCAAGCACCTGTCCGACTTCGATACCGCCGCCATCGAGGATTTGCCGCCGGCCCGGTTGGCGACTCTGGCCACCGGAGCGTGGATCGATGCCGGTGAGCCGTTGGTGCTACTCGGTGATTCCGGGACAGGGAAGACGCATCTGCTGATCGGTCTGGGGACCGCCGCGGCCGAGCAGGGCCGCAGAGTCCGCTACGTCACGACGGCGGCCCTGGTCAACGAGCTCACCGAGGCCGCCGATGCCAAGCAGCTCTCCCGGGTAGTGGGCCGCTATGCTCGCCTGGACCTGCTGTGCCTGGATGAGTTGGGGTATGTCAGCCTCGATTCTCGTGGAGCTGAGTTACTCTTCCAGATCATCACCGAACGTGAGGAACGAGCCTCGATTGCGACAGCCTCGAACGCCTCGTTCAGCGAGTGGGGGCAGACATTCACCGACCCGCGGCTGGCCGCGGCCGTTGTCGATCGGTTGACGTTTAACGCCCACATCATCAACACCGGCACCAGCTCTTACCGGCTGCGCACCACCCGGGCCAGGAGCGAAGAGGCCACTTTGCAGGAAGGAGATCAACCATGATCACCACCGAGGATCAGGAACCAGCCAGCGGAAATGCCATCGATGCCACCGAGGACTGGGTCGCCTACATCAGCCAACGCCTCAATGACGCCCAGGATCTCCTGGACGGGATCAGTGTCACCATCGAGTCTGTTCAGCCCAGTGGCCGCGAGCATGCCGCCGATCTGATCGATTCGGCTATTGAGGACCTTCAGCGACTGCGTCGCCGATTCGGACCAACCGAACCCGACTACGGCCCTGGCGATCCGCCGTTCTGACCACACTGGAACCTGAGAGGCCCGGCCACTCCTGTGGCCGGAGAAAGGCTCGCAACACAACACCGCCCGACCCCGCTGGGCCGCGACTGTTACCAACGCGCGGCGAGCACGACCACACATGCTGGGGTGGGGCCAAATCAAAGCATCACAGTGGGGCCAAATGGGGTTGACACACTCAACCGTCGGCTATGCGCTGTCCGTCGAGGTCAAAGAGAAGATCGACGAGGTCGATCAGGCGGTGAATGAGCTGTATGCATTCGTCGAAGACCTCATCGAGGAGCGACGCGCCGAACCTGGTCAGGACGTCGTGTCGCGCTTGGTCCATTTCAGCGAGTCGGGAGACAAGCTGGATGCCGAAGAGCTGCGCAATGCACTCGTCCTTATGCTCTTCGGCGGCATGGACACCACCCGCAATCAGCTCGGCCTGGCAATCCAGACGTTCATCCGGAACCCCGAACAGTGGGAGATTCTGGCGCAGCGGCCTGAATTGGCCAAAACTGCGCTCGAAGAAGTGCTGCGTGTGAATCCGACGACTCGGTGGGTGACACGGGAGGTCATCGAGGACTTCGACTTCCAGGGAGTGCATTTCGAAGCCGGCACCACCGTCCATCTGTTCACCCACAGTTCGGGAACCGATGAACGTGCCTACCCTGATCCCGATATCGACATCACGGCTGAAGAGCGGAAGCCCCACTTCACATTCGGCGGTGGGATCCATCACTGCCTGGGCCACTACATTGCGAGGGCCGATATGAGCCAGGCGCTGCCGCTCCTAGCCGCCAAGATCACCAATCTGGCCTGTCCCGGAGGCGACACCTGGCTCCCCGACTCGGGCAACACAGGGCCGATCACCCTGCCGCTGACGTTCGACGTCCGCAGCTGAGCACTGCCGCACCTGCAGCCCACTCGAGAACCACACCTCAGATACCCACCGCACACAACTTCGGCACCCGCCGAACTCAGAACCCGGCATCGTCGCCGGTCCGCGAGAAGAGGAAGCTATGACCATCACAACCCCGCCCACCACTGAAGATCCGTGCGTGCAGGAGATCCTGCGTCGCAATGATTCGGCTGAAACGAACCTCGCAGATGCCTTCAAAACTTCGATTCAGGACGATCTCCTCGACAACGGTGCCTTGGGTTCAAGGAGTCGTCGCAACACCTCCAGTGAGGAGGATGTTGCCATGGCCCGTCCCGGACCCCGTTCCCTGCCCAGAACAGTCGAGGCCCAATTCTGGGACCTGATCAGGACAGGATTGACCGTCGAAGAGGCCGCCGAGGTATTGGGCGTGTCGGTATCGATCCTTCGGCGGTGGTTTCGCCATCGTGGAGGTGTGAAACCACCAATCGGTTATGGTCACCCAACCCGGTTCCTGACCATCGATGACCGTGAAGACATCGCGGTTTATCGGGGTCAGGGGCTGGGCGTCAGAGCAATCGCTGAGCGTTTGAATCGAAGCCCGTCAACGATCAGTCGCGAACTGCGCCGCGCCGCACGCGCCCCGGAACACGTCAGACCCTCCCGACCGGCCTATCGGCCCAGGATCGCCCAGGAAGACGCTGATGCGAAACGCCATCGGCACCGGGACCGGAAGCTGACTACCAATCTTGCCCTGCGCCGTGAGGTGCAGGCACGATTGGCACTGAACCACAGTCCCGAGCAGATCGCGTCACGACTGCGCGTGGACTACCCCGATGATCCGGAGATGTGGGTGTCGCACGAAACGATCTACCAGTCCCTGTACGTCCAAGGCCGAGGCGGACTCAAGCGCGAACTGGTCAAGCATCTGCGTACGGGCCGCAGCCTGCGTAAACCGCGCAGAACCAGTCAGGAGCGGCGGGGACGGATCCCGAACATGGTCAACATCGCCGACCGGCCCAAGGCGGTCGAGGACCGGGCCGTGCCGGGCGACTGGGAAGGCGACCTTATCCTGGGGACAGTCGAATCGGGATCAGCGATCGGGACTCTGGTCGAGCGTGCCACGGGGTTTTCGATGTTGCTGCATCTGCCTGAGTCACACACAGCCAACGCAGTGGCCGAGGCGATGATCGCGAAGATGGCGCAGCTGCCGGCCGAGTTGAAGCGCTCACTGACCTGGGATCAGGGCAGTGAAATGTCTGAACATGTACGCATCGCTGAGGCCACGGGTTTTGATATCTACTTCTGTGACCCGCATGCGCCTTGGCAGCGGGGAACGAATGAGAACACCAACGGGCTGTATCGGCAGTACTTCCCGAAGAGCACTGACCTCAGCCAGTGGGGGTCGGGTTACCTCGATATGGTCGCTGCTGAGCTCAACGCCCGACCCCGGAAACGGCTGGGCTGGAAGACACCGGCCGAGGCCCTGGCTAAGCTATTGAACGAACACGACGATTCGACAGGTGTTGCAACGATAGCTTGAATCCGCCTGCCCTCGAACGTCATCATTCGGCCAATATGGACAATGACACCGTCGAGGAGATCAAAGAGAAGATCGAGCGCTCCGGCGTCGAATACCTCTACTACATGGTCCCCACGCTGCGCTCGCGCACCGTTGCGAAGATGGTTCCGGCCAAGCACATCGTGCGCAACCTGGACAAGGGTGTGAACTTCACGCGAAACGCACTCATGGACTTCCAGAACGACGTGTTCGGGAACCCGATCGGCGCCGACATCCGGTCGAAGGAATTCGTCGCGATGCCCGAGCCTGATTCGTTCAACCAGCTGCCCTGGGACAAGTCGATCGGACGGATCTTCTGCTCGACCTACGAACCGGACCACCTCGGCG belongs to Brevibacterium spongiae and includes:
- a CDS encoding flavodoxin domain-containing protein, translating into MNIVVLYGTESGNSELIAQDLSDKINADGRSAEVSDLQDFEPESITAENFYIIVCSTHGDGELPNTAQDFFEKFSNFEGDLAGVRYAMFGLGDSFYEETYSQGSEHIDRRFAELGAERVGEYGRHDASSWDLPSDVALEWLPAVVSAADA
- a CDS encoding FAD-dependent oxidoreductase — protein: MNAQTPRRIAVIGSGPGGCFTAQALRRHWKDAEITIFDRLAAPYGLIRYGVAADHQHTKAVTRQFDRNFLSDDFRFAGNVEVGSDISLAELRSVFDIVVLATGRWRDRALTVPGSHLDGVLVSGDIVNALNTVPRPNLPMPSIGERVVVVGAGNVALDMVRFLTKTASDYVDSDVSPEALASYLSRPAREITVLSRSPIASAKADVAMVRELGKIPGVAFTVANSSSAAEDNSLGLKREAAFADLAAIEPDETRAVVRFVFGATPSRIRGTDHVESVHLSEAPAGETSVIPADTVISAIGFDVNAPGHWHYAEEYDFAPSDGPGRLECGLYRAGWLKRGPVGAIPANRADAHQVAKEIIADVESGRCPVGDDPGGFLALPESLRCQAVSFSDWQHIDAAEVANAEPSRIRTKFKTHAEMLDTVEGLRTNVSAANPQTIVSSRSMVKG
- the istA gene encoding IS21 family transposase codes for the protein MSRVEQFENIRRDHRDHEMSIRQLAQKYKVHRRTVRQALADAVPPRRKTPERVAPVLGEHVATVRAWLVADKEVPRKQRHTARRVWQRLVEEEGVEVAESSVRTLVAKLRRDIFDQSLEVKVPQTHAPAAEAEVDFGEFYALIGGVWLKLWMFILRLSHSGKAVHIAYANQAQESFLDGHVKAFDRLGGVPTGMIRYDNLTPAVVRVLLGREREENPRFVALRSHYGFDSFFCQPGIKGAHEKGGVEGEVGRFRRRHLVPVPEFASLAELNAFMVAADAGDDDRKITGRVETVGAAAARELPGLRGLPDEVFDAAQTLSCRVDARARVCVRQSYYSVPARLAGRRLQVRLGATTVTVIAESGVVAVHTRSLHKYTEDLVLDHYLEVLIRKPGAFAGATALAAARKSGMFTNAHQRFWDAARGQLGDTAGTRALIGVLLLHRSLPNGDIVTALTTATGLGCFDADVVAVEARRAGQAMTAPPAVVVPAHVGPVGERPVPGLGAYDELVSVVGA
- the istB gene encoding IS21-like element helper ATPase IstB — its product is MNAKTIPASTPAVTALGDQAAEAAIATACRTLFMPTIRDQASPMAEAAARERLSHKAYLAEVLAAECDDRDARRRIRRIKEAKFPRTKHLSDFDTAAIEDLPPARLATLATGAWIDAGEPLVLLGDSGTGKTHLLIGLGTAAAEQGRRVRYVTTAALVNELTEAADAKQLSRVVGRYARLDLLCLDELGYVSLDSRGAELLFQIITEREERASIATASNASFSEWGQTFTDPRLAAAVVDRLTFNAHIINTGTSSYRLRTTRARSEEATLQEGDQP
- a CDS encoding cytochrome P450 produces the protein MGLTHSTVGYALSVEVKEKIDEVDQAVNELYAFVEDLIEERRAEPGQDVVSRLVHFSESGDKLDAEELRNALVLMLFGGMDTTRNQLGLAIQTFIRNPEQWEILAQRPELAKTALEEVLRVNPTTRWVTREVIEDFDFQGVHFEAGTTVHLFTHSSGTDERAYPDPDIDITAEERKPHFTFGGGIHHCLGHYIARADMSQALPLLAAKITNLACPGGDTWLPDSGNTGPITLPLTFDVRS
- a CDS encoding IS30 family transposase — encoded protein: MARPGPRSLPRTVEAQFWDLIRTGLTVEEAAEVLGVSVSILRRWFRHRGGVKPPIGYGHPTRFLTIDDREDIAVYRGQGLGVRAIAERLNRSPSTISRELRRAARAPEHVRPSRPAYRPRIAQEDADAKRHRHRDRKLTTNLALRREVQARLALNHSPEQIASRLRVDYPDDPEMWVSHETIYQSLYVQGRGGLKRELVKHLRTGRSLRKPRRTSQERRGRIPNMVNIADRPKAVEDRAVPGDWEGDLILGTVESGSAIGTLVERATGFSMLLHLPESHTANAVAEAMIAKMAQLPAELKRSLTWDQGSEMSEHVRIAEATGFDIYFCDPHAPWQRGTNENTNGLYRQYFPKSTDLSQWGSGYLDMVAAELNARPRKRLGWKTPAEALAKLLNEHDDSTGVATIA